One Gemmatimonadota bacterium DNA window includes the following coding sequences:
- a CDS encoding trehalose-6-phosphate synthase, protein MALFRWRARAPAQPLIVLSNREPFIHSRRPDGGIDVARPAGGLTSALQPLMAAHGGTWVAWGSGSADFDVTDLGDAVAVPPEQPTYRLRRMRLSPAEVVGYYLETANRALWPLCHAQLPRFVYDAAAWLTYRRVNERFAAAAIAEARGTPATCWIQDYHLGLVPGILRRVRHLFVHQFWHIPWPAPDILRALPRARTLVRALLGNHLLGFQTALDVRNFLDGARRVLRDAVVEPAHGLIRYRGRRTVVRPFPISIDVESFRARASLPATEAAARDLRRRALPRGGQLLLGVDRVDYTKGIPRRFLAFTRLLEEHPELRGQVTLLQVGVPSRTDLPEYAAFEEEVAELALTVNRRFRHEGWTPILLVRESLDHETLTAYYRAADVCIVSPLQDGMNLVAKEYVACQEGRLGVLVLSRFAGAARQLREALLVNPYDLGATAATLYRALTLPAEERERRIAALRQRVERHTIQDWMDDIFAEVERLRPRR, encoded by the coding sequence ATGGCCCTGTTCCGATGGCGCGCCCGTGCCCCCGCCCAGCCGCTGATCGTGCTGAGCAACCGCGAGCCGTTCATCCACTCGCGCCGCCCCGACGGCGGCATCGACGTGGCGCGGCCCGCGGGCGGGCTTACCAGCGCGCTGCAACCGCTCATGGCGGCCCACGGCGGGACGTGGGTGGCGTGGGGGAGCGGCTCCGCTGACTTCGACGTGACCGACCTGGGCGACGCCGTGGCGGTGCCCCCCGAGCAGCCCACCTACCGGCTGCGGCGGATGCGGCTGAGCCCCGCCGAGGTGGTGGGGTACTACCTGGAGACGGCCAACCGCGCGCTGTGGCCCCTGTGCCACGCCCAGCTGCCGCGCTTCGTGTACGACGCCGCCGCCTGGCTCACCTATCGCCGGGTGAATGAGCGCTTCGCCGCCGCGGCCATCGCGGAGGCGCGGGGCACCCCCGCCACCTGCTGGATCCAGGACTATCACCTGGGCCTGGTGCCCGGCATCCTCCGCCGGGTGCGGCACCTGTTCGTGCACCAGTTCTGGCACATCCCCTGGCCGGCGCCCGACATCCTCCGCGCCCTGCCCCGCGCCCGGACGCTGGTGCGCGCCCTGCTCGGCAACCACCTGCTCGGGTTCCAGACCGCGCTCGACGTGCGGAACTTCCTCGACGGAGCGCGCCGGGTGCTGCGCGACGCGGTGGTGGAGCCGGCCCACGGCCTCATCCGCTACCGTGGCCGCCGCACGGTGGTCCGGCCCTTTCCGATCTCCATCGACGTGGAGTCGTTCCGGGCCCGGGCCTCGCTCCCCGCCACCGAGGCGGCCGCCCGCGACCTCCGCCGCCGCGCCCTGCCGCGGGGCGGCCAGCTCCTGCTCGGCGTGGACCGGGTGGACTACACCAAGGGCATCCCGCGCCGGTTCCTGGCGTTCACCCGGCTGCTCGAGGAACACCCCGAGCTGCGCGGGCAGGTGACGCTGCTGCAGGTGGGGGTGCCGAGCCGCACCGACCTCCCGGAGTACGCCGCCTTCGAGGAGGAGGTGGCGGAACTGGCGCTGACGGTGAACCGGCGGTTCCGGCACGAGGGGTGGACCCCCATCCTGCTGGTGCGGGAGAGCCTCGATCACGAGACCCTCACGGCGTACTATCGCGCGGCCGACGTGTGCATCGTCTCGCCGCTGCAGGACGGGATGAACCTGGTGGCCAAGGAGTACGTGGCCTGCCAGGAGGGGCGGCTCGGCGTGCTGGTGCTCTCCCGCTTTGCCGGCGCGGCCCGCCAGCTGCGCGAGGCGCTGCTGGTCAATCCCTATGACCTGGGCGCCACGGCGGCCACGCTCTACCGGGCGCTCACCCTGCCCGCCGAGGAGCGGGAGCGGCGCATCGCCGCCCTGCGGCAACGGGTCGAGCGTCACACCATCCAGGACTGGATGGACGATATCTTCGCTGAGGTGGAACGCCTCCGGCCCCGCCGATGA
- a CDS encoding amidohydrolase family protein, whose amino-acid sequence MLLLGAVFLAACAPRPKDRIALVGGNVISGAGDPVLRDAVIVVYQGRIETVAPREGFEIPKSALEVDVTGAWIIPGLVDGHGHVERWALSRYIAAGVTSVRDVHGTQDSILALREEVSLGGLVAPRIYTAGAMLDGAPATYPNATEVKTANQGRRAVDARAVAGVDYIKTYTHITPDLLRAILDEASTFSLPVTAHLGLVDALTASQLGVRSIEHLSGIPEAASPKPEKFYAEHRAGFFRGWNYTEKAWAGLDSAALTRVAETLAERRVVLIPTLALHENFSRLDDPAMLGQADFKSMPDSQLKAWNLPDLIARAGWTANDYPAFRAGRSNQDLFIRAFRAAGGRLVAGTDAANQLLVPGLSLHSELELLVNAGLTPSDALQTATRNAAQLLGADSLGVVQPGKVADLVILKANPLLDIHNTRLVQRVMVRGQLYNADSLRAGF is encoded by the coding sequence GTGCTCCTCCTCGGCGCGGTGTTCCTCGCGGCCTGCGCGCCGCGACCGAAGGACCGGATCGCGCTGGTGGGCGGCAACGTGATCAGCGGCGCCGGCGACCCGGTGCTGCGCGACGCGGTGATCGTGGTCTACCAGGGCCGCATCGAGACCGTCGCCCCGCGCGAGGGCTTCGAGATTCCCAAGTCGGCGCTCGAGGTAGACGTCACCGGTGCCTGGATCATCCCCGGCCTGGTGGACGGCCACGGCCACGTGGAGCGCTGGGCCCTCAGCCGCTACATCGCCGCCGGCGTCACCAGCGTGCGCGATGTCCACGGCACCCAGGACAGCATCCTCGCCCTGCGCGAAGAGGTGAGCCTCGGCGGCCTGGTGGCCCCGCGGATCTACACCGCCGGCGCCATGCTCGACGGCGCCCCCGCCACCTACCCCAATGCCACCGAGGTCAAGACGGCCAACCAGGGCCGGCGGGCGGTGGACGCCCGGGCGGTGGCCGGGGTGGACTACATCAAGACCTACACCCACATCACCCCCGACCTCCTCCGGGCCATCCTCGACGAGGCCAGCACCTTCAGCCTGCCGGTCACCGCGCACCTCGGCCTCGTCGACGCGCTCACCGCCTCACAGCTCGGCGTGCGCTCCATCGAGCACCTGAGCGGCATCCCCGAGGCGGCCTCGCCCAAGCCGGAGAAGTTCTACGCCGAGCATCGCGCCGGCTTCTTCCGCGGATGGAACTACACCGAAAAGGCGTGGGCCGGCCTCGACAGCGCCGCCCTCACCCGGGTGGCGGAGACCCTCGCCGAGCGGCGCGTGGTGCTCATCCCGACGCTGGCGCTCCACGAGAACTTCAGCCGCCTCGACGACCCGGCCATGCTCGGCCAGGCCGACTTCAAGTCCATGCCCGACTCCCAGCTCAAGGCATGGAACCTCCCCGACCTGATCGCGCGGGCGGGGTGGACCGCCAACGACTACCCCGCCTTCCGCGCCGGGCGGTCCAACCAGGACCTCTTCATCCGCGCCTTCCGCGCGGCCGGCGGCCGCCTGGTGGCGGGTACCGACGCCGCCAACCAGCTGCTGGTGCCGGGACTGAGCCTCCACTCCGAACTCGAGCTGCTGGTCAACGCCGGCCTCACCCCGAGCGATGCCCTGCAGACCGCCACCCGCAACGCCGCCCAGCTGCTCGGCGCCGATTCCCTCGGCGTGGTGCAGCCCGGGAAGGTGGCCGACCTGGTGATCCTCAAGGCCAACCCGCTGCTCGACATCCACAACACCCGGCTGGTGCAGCGGGTGATGGTGCGCGGCCAGCTCTACAACGCCGACTCCCTCCGGGCCGGCTTCTAG
- the selD gene encoding selenide, water dikinase SelD, which yields MDQKPRIRLTTLSHGAGUACKLGSAELAQVLRHVPAIGDPRILVDASTRDDAAVYRLSDTRALVATVDFFTPIVDDARTWGRIAAANALSDLYAMGATPMCALSLVGWPRETLPLALLGEVLGGMGEITLAAGCPIVGGHSVDAVEPHVGLVALGEAHPDRLLTNAGARAGDQLVLTKPLGTGILTTALKRDLLAEPDLAAAVHSMTTLNDTAMAAALAHGVSAATDVTGFGLLGHLGNILGGSGVGAELWLDRVPLLPRTRALAAAGVAPGGTRRNLAAATGVFFAPEIGEADQLLLADAQTSGGLLLAVPPERVAGLVAALAAAGTLARAEIGVLTSDAGTTRVLRRRG from the coding sequence ATGGACCAGAAGCCGCGGATCCGGCTCACGACGCTCTCCCATGGCGCGGGTTGAGCCTGCAAGCTCGGCTCCGCCGAACTGGCGCAGGTGCTGCGCCACGTACCCGCGATCGGGGATCCCCGGATCCTCGTGGACGCGTCCACCCGCGATGACGCCGCCGTCTACCGGCTGAGCGACACCCGCGCGCTGGTGGCCACGGTGGACTTCTTCACGCCCATCGTGGACGACGCGCGCACCTGGGGCCGCATCGCGGCCGCCAACGCGCTGAGCGACCTCTACGCCATGGGCGCCACGCCGATGTGCGCCCTGAGCCTGGTGGGCTGGCCCCGCGAGACGCTGCCGCTCGCGCTGCTGGGCGAGGTGCTCGGCGGCATGGGCGAGATCACATTGGCCGCCGGCTGCCCCATCGTGGGCGGCCACAGCGTCGACGCCGTGGAACCGCACGTGGGGCTCGTGGCCCTTGGCGAGGCGCACCCCGACCGGCTGCTCACCAACGCCGGCGCCCGCGCCGGGGACCAGCTGGTGCTCACCAAGCCGCTGGGCACGGGCATCCTCACCACCGCGCTCAAGCGTGACCTCCTTGCCGAGCCGGATCTCGCGGCGGCGGTGCACAGCATGACCACCCTCAACGACACCGCCATGGCGGCGGCCCTGGCCCACGGCGTCAGCGCGGCCACCGACGTCACCGGCTTCGGGCTGCTGGGCCACCTGGGCAACATCCTCGGGGGGAGCGGGGTGGGGGCGGAGCTCTGGCTCGACCGGGTGCCGCTGCTGCCCCGGACGCGCGCGCTCGCGGCGGCGGGGGTGGCGCCAGGCGGCACCCGGCGCAACCTGGCGGCGGCCACCGGGGTATTCTTCGCTCCGGAGATCGGCGAGGCCGACCAGCTGCTGCTGGCCGACGCGCAGACCTCCGGCGGGCTGCTGCTCGCGGTGCCGCCGGAGCGGGTGGCAGGGCTGGTGGCGGCGCTCGCGGCCGCCGGCACCCTGGCCCGGGCCGAGATCGGTGTACTCACCAGTGACGCGGGGACCACACGGGTCCTCCGGAGGCGGGGTTGA
- a CDS encoding universal stress protein, protein MFTSLLVGLDGSTAAQVALAQAILVGQRFRARIVLAHVSPPPGKTAEMALGAPWMEWTPGNAPVTRREHEDAAQMMLDDAAGAVRKAGLEVETAWRSGEIVEVLRELAEGVGVVVVGRSGMRTNGDPLGPDTRDLIRRSPRPVLVCGRRPTPMDRVMVAYGGGPASEGALAFAGRFAGIIEAHLDVLHVSSDPEGGRQTMARASGALSRMPLDYDLHLVEGALEVVLPSMVETLQCNAVFAGAHREDAGWLVPSHTEVILRATEIPVLVHLQTTSPGARVSSSHRRPAS, encoded by the coding sequence ATGTTCACGTCCCTGCTGGTCGGCCTCGACGGCTCCACCGCCGCGCAGGTGGCGCTGGCGCAGGCCATCCTGGTCGGCCAGCGGTTCCGGGCGCGGATCGTCCTGGCGCACGTGTCGCCGCCGCCGGGCAAGACCGCCGAGATGGCGCTCGGCGCGCCGTGGATGGAGTGGACGCCGGGCAACGCGCCGGTCACCCGCCGCGAGCACGAGGACGCCGCGCAGATGATGCTCGACGACGCCGCCGGCGCGGTGCGCAAGGCGGGGCTCGAGGTGGAGACCGCCTGGCGCAGCGGGGAGATCGTGGAGGTGCTGCGCGAGCTGGCGGAGGGCGTGGGCGTGGTGGTGGTGGGCCGCAGCGGCATGCGCACCAACGGCGACCCGCTCGGCCCCGACACCCGGGACCTCATCCGCCGCTCGCCCCGCCCGGTGCTGGTCTGCGGGCGGCGCCCCACCCCGATGGACCGGGTGATGGTGGCCTACGGCGGCGGGCCCGCCAGCGAAGGGGCGCTCGCCTTCGCCGGGCGGTTCGCCGGCATCATCGAGGCGCACCTCGACGTGCTGCACGTCTCGTCCGACCCCGAGGGCGGCCGGCAGACCATGGCGCGGGCCTCGGGCGCCCTCTCCCGGATGCCCCTCGACTACGACCTCCACCTGGTGGAGGGGGCGCTGGAGGTGGTGCTCCCCTCGATGGTGGAGACCCTGCAGTGCAACGCCGTCTTCGCCGGGGCGCACCGGGAGGACGCCGGGTGGCTCGTGCCATCGCATACCGAGGTTATCTTGCGGGCCACCGAGATCCCCGTGCTGGTCCACCTGCAGACAACCTCCCCCGGTGCCCGCGTCTCCTCTTCCCATCGCCGTCCTGCATCTTGA
- a CDS encoding ribonuclease HI: MHLDESCLGNGQQRATPGGGGGLIEARAGGAIQRRDFYIHAPDTTNNRMALASAIAALQLLAGKGKRLRVLLVSDSEYLVKGMREWVPGWMARGWTRKGGAIENLELWRVLVDSARRHEVQLTWVRGHQGHPKNEYANDLAVKAATEQVTSQGAVDSEFPAWLAARKARKQYLDCDPDGAFAALEARLAAGEKFPMRLEE, from the coding sequence CTGCATCTTGACGAGTCCTGCCTGGGCAACGGCCAGCAGCGCGCCACGCCAGGTGGCGGCGGCGGCCTGATCGAGGCGCGCGCCGGCGGCGCCATCCAGCGCCGCGACTTCTACATCCACGCCCCCGACACCACCAACAACCGCATGGCACTCGCCAGCGCCATCGCCGCGCTGCAGCTGCTGGCCGGCAAGGGCAAGCGGCTGCGGGTGCTCCTCGTCTCCGACTCGGAGTACCTGGTGAAGGGGATGCGGGAGTGGGTGCCGGGATGGATGGCGCGGGGCTGGACCCGGAAGGGCGGCGCCATCGAGAACCTGGAGCTGTGGCGGGTGCTGGTCGACTCGGCCCGGCGGCACGAGGTGCAGCTCACCTGGGTGCGGGGGCACCAGGGCCACCCGAAGAACGAGTACGCCAATGACCTGGCGGTGAAGGCGGCCACCGAGCAGGTGACCAGCCAGGGCGCGGTGGACTCGGAGTTTCCCGCCTGGCTCGCGGCCCGGAAGGCCCGCAAGCAGTACCTCGACTGTGACCCCGATGGGGCCTTCGCGGCGCTCGAGGCGCGGCTGGCGGCGGGGGAGAAGTTCCCGATGCGACTGGAGGAATGA
- a CDS encoding zinc ribbon domain-containing protein, with protein sequence MTDLERLFRRLVDNLIAIDPARLHRPLALGDLLGSVIPYRTNRRSLQIDSVEDYEMLVLRLAAGEGGFVRLASDDVAQVFRDQLESPNPDLEVLREHAKAELFLGTEPLAHALGPGPEEAYAPPEEEFDFPSVIPIDAARTPVPAPDRGEPPNRRAATEPPPGARERDPGARESFRAEPPSQPAARPASPRTTTEPTVRPLFTAEPAAPTPPPPPMVPPVPRMTAEPEPRGRRRDSDVRCSYCGGHLPGGRTVNFCPHCGQNQSLTRCPECQSELELGWKHCISCGHPVGEV encoded by the coding sequence ATGACCGACCTCGAACGGCTGTTCCGGCGGCTGGTGGATAACCTAATCGCGATCGACCCGGCCCGCCTGCACCGGCCCCTCGCGCTGGGCGACCTGCTCGGCTCGGTCATCCCCTATCGCACCAACCGCCGCTCCCTCCAGATCGACAGCGTCGAGGATTACGAGATGCTGGTGCTCCGCCTCGCGGCCGGTGAGGGGGGCTTCGTGCGCCTCGCCTCGGACGACGTGGCGCAGGTGTTCCGCGACCAGCTCGAGAGCCCCAACCCCGACCTCGAGGTGCTGCGCGAGCACGCCAAGGCCGAGCTGTTCCTGGGCACGGAGCCGCTGGCGCACGCGCTGGGCCCCGGGCCGGAAGAGGCCTACGCGCCGCCGGAGGAGGAGTTCGATTTTCCGTCGGTGATCCCGATCGATGCCGCCCGGACCCCCGTGCCGGCGCCGGACCGGGGAGAACCGCCGAACCGCCGAGCCGCGACCGAGCCCCCTCCGGGAGCGCGGGAGCGCGACCCGGGGGCGAGGGAGTCCTTCAGGGCCGAGCCGCCGAGCCAGCCAGCCGCCAGGCCCGCCAGTCCGCGAACCACCACCGAGCCCACCGTCCGCCCGCTCTTCACCGCGGAGCCGGCCGCGCCGACACCCCCACCCCCGCCGATGGTGCCGCCGGTCCCGCGCATGACGGCGGAGCCGGAGCCCCGCGGGCGGCGGCGCGATTCGGACGTCCGCTGCAGCTACTGCGGTGGCCACCTGCCGGGGGGGCGCACCGTGAACTTCTGTCCCCACTGCGGCCAGAACCAGAGCCTCACCCGCTGTCCCGAGTGCCAGTCGGAGCTCGAGCTCGGCTGGAAGCACTGCATCAGCTGCGGTCACCCCGTGGGCGAGGTGTAG
- a CDS encoding acetyl-CoA C-acyltransferase — MPTQGHPREVVVLSGVRTGFGSFGGTLKDATATDLGVHAATAALARAGVAPAQVDHVIFGNALQTSADAIYLARHVALRSGCPIETPAVTVNRLCGSGFEAIIQGAQQILLGESATVLVGGTESMSQAPHVVRGARWGLRLGPPAPLEDALWEALKDSQCGLSMAETAEKLAAQYGLSRAAVDEVALLSQQRARDAWAAGRYADELAPVPITNRKTKQAEPWAADEHMRPDTSPEALAKLPPYFRKDGVVTAGNASGICDGAAALVLAGADTAAANGWTPLGRIVAWATAGVDPSVMGIGPAPAARKALAKAGLTLAQMDLVEVNEAFAAQYLAVERELGLDRARTNADGGAIAIGHPLAASGARLTLHLLHALRRAGKRLGLASACIGGGQGQAVIVEAF; from the coding sequence ATGCCCACCCAGGGGCACCCACGCGAAGTCGTTGTCCTGAGCGGAGTTCGGACCGGATTCGGCAGCTTCGGTGGCACCCTCAAGGATGCCACCGCCACCGACCTCGGCGTCCACGCCGCCACCGCCGCCCTGGCCCGTGCCGGCGTCGCGCCGGCACAGGTGGATCACGTGATCTTCGGCAACGCCCTGCAGACCAGCGCCGACGCCATCTACCTGGCGCGTCACGTCGCGCTGCGGAGCGGCTGCCCCATCGAGACGCCCGCGGTGACGGTGAACCGGCTCTGCGGCTCCGGCTTCGAGGCGATCATCCAGGGCGCCCAGCAGATCCTGTTAGGCGAGTCGGCCACGGTGCTGGTGGGTGGCACCGAATCCATGAGCCAGGCGCCGCACGTGGTGCGCGGGGCACGCTGGGGCCTCCGCCTGGGGCCGCCCGCCCCGCTCGAGGACGCGCTGTGGGAGGCGCTCAAGGACAGCCAGTGCGGCCTGTCCATGGCCGAGACGGCCGAGAAGCTCGCCGCGCAGTATGGACTCTCGCGCGCGGCGGTGGACGAGGTGGCGCTGCTGAGCCAGCAGCGCGCCCGCGACGCCTGGGCGGCCGGCCGCTACGCCGATGAGCTCGCCCCGGTGCCGATCACCAACCGCAAGACGAAGCAGGCGGAGCCGTGGGCGGCCGATGAGCACATGCGGCCGGACACCTCGCCCGAGGCGCTGGCCAAGCTGCCGCCGTACTTCCGGAAGGACGGCGTGGTCACCGCCGGCAACGCCTCGGGGATCTGCGACGGCGCCGCGGCCCTGGTGCTGGCCGGCGCCGACACCGCGGCCGCCAACGGTTGGACGCCGCTGGGCCGGATCGTGGCGTGGGCCACCGCCGGCGTGGACCCGAGCGTGATGGGCATCGGCCCGGCGCCGGCGGCGCGGAAGGCGCTCGCCAAGGCGGGGCTCACCCTGGCGCAGATGGACCTGGTCGAGGTGAACGAGGCCTTCGCCGCCCAGTACCTCGCGGTCGAACGGGAGCTCGGCCTGGACCGCGCCCGCACCAACGCCGACGGCGGCGCCATCGCCATCGGGCACCCGCTCGCCGCGAGCGGCGCGCGCCTCACCCTGCACCTGCTCCACGCCCTCCGCCGCGCCGGCAAGCGGCTGGGCCTGGCCAGCGCCTGCATCGGCGGCGGGCAGGGGCAGGCGGTCATCGTCGAGGCGTTTTGA
- a CDS encoding 3-hydroxyacyl-CoA dehydrogenase family protein yields the protein MITSVAVLGSGLMGSGIAQTAAAAGFRTVVYDVLPLALDKSLAAVARSLAKFVEKGQYTIAQRDEVLSRLEFNPSLAAAAKADLIIEAVTEDLAVKNELWRSLDGIAPPSTIFASNTSSLPIAAMAAATRRPDRFVGLHFFNPVPLMPLVEVVRAVGTSRETIEAAFAFARQLGKEPVSARDTPGFIVNLLLVPYILDGIRAVERGIASTQDIDTAMRLGAGHPMGPLTLADFVGLDTLARIGDIMFAEYAETRYATPPLLRRMVAAGMHGRKSGRGFYDYALEPPRPIALT from the coding sequence ATGATCACCAGCGTCGCCGTGCTCGGGTCGGGGCTCATGGGCAGTGGGATCGCCCAGACCGCCGCCGCCGCCGGTTTCCGGACCGTGGTGTACGACGTCCTCCCCCTGGCGCTCGACAAGTCGCTCGCGGCGGTGGCCCGGTCGCTGGCGAAGTTCGTGGAGAAGGGGCAGTACACGATCGCCCAGCGCGATGAGGTGCTCTCGCGCCTCGAGTTCAACCCCAGCCTGGCCGCCGCCGCCAAGGCCGACCTCATCATCGAGGCCGTGACCGAAGACCTCGCGGTGAAGAACGAACTGTGGCGTTCGCTGGACGGGATCGCGCCGCCGAGCACCATCTTCGCGTCCAACACCTCGAGCCTGCCGATCGCGGCGATGGCCGCGGCCACCCGGCGGCCCGACCGGTTCGTGGGGCTGCACTTCTTCAACCCGGTGCCGCTGATGCCCCTGGTGGAGGTGGTGCGCGCGGTCGGAACCAGCCGGGAGACCATCGAGGCGGCCTTCGCCTTTGCGCGCCAGCTGGGGAAGGAGCCGGTTTCGGCCCGGGACACCCCGGGGTTCATCGTCAATCTGCTGCTGGTGCCCTACATTCTGGATGGGATCCGGGCGGTGGAACGGGGGATCGCCTCCACGCAGGACATTGACACCGCCATGCGGCTGGGCGCCGGCCACCCGATGGGTCCGCTCACCCTGGCCGACTTCGTGGGCCTCGACACCCTGGCCCGCATCGGCGACATCATGTTCGCGGAGTACGCCGAGACCCGCTACGCCACCCCGCCGCTGCTGCGGCGGATGGTCGCGGCCGGCATGCACGGCCGGAAGTCCGGCCGCGGGTTCTACGATTACGCGCTCGAGCCGCCCCGGCCGATCGCGCTGACGTGA
- a CDS encoding phytoene/squalene synthase family protein: MEASTAPRAAPGARPAALPEEDWAFCRDILPRVSRTFALGIRLLPAELSRPVAVAYLICRIADTAEDHPALSVADRRSLLEEVDRAMSDPTASFGEIRAVRWPSDQALGGLMEHADRVLREFRRLPAADQAAVAPWVQEMVRGMASCLKPSTGGPAPLLRTMDDLRRYCWYVAGTVGHLLTGLFTRHISGIGAERLATLERLAPQFGLGLQLTNVIRDIADDHRHGRSFIPEALWAGAGLTPEAFGTPGTEARAWSMVAPLLAENERCLEDALAYSTALPRHAVRVRVFCLTSLFFACRTVALIHAHPERLVRGERIKMPRHEVYGILAATVLLAPCNWALRALFRWLIRGPRPGLGGQRG, encoded by the coding sequence ATGGAGGCGTCGACCGCTCCCCGCGCGGCCCCCGGGGCCCGGCCCGCGGCGCTGCCCGAGGAGGACTGGGCGTTCTGCCGTGACATCCTGCCACGGGTCTCCCGTACCTTTGCGCTCGGCATCCGGCTGCTCCCGGCCGAGCTCTCCCGACCGGTGGCCGTGGCGTACCTGATCTGCCGCATTGCGGATACCGCCGAGGATCATCCCGCGCTCTCGGTGGCCGACCGGCGCAGCCTCCTCGAGGAGGTGGATCGCGCCATGAGCGACCCGACGGCCAGCTTCGGGGAGATCCGCGCCGTCCGCTGGCCCAGCGACCAGGCGCTCGGCGGACTCATGGAGCACGCCGACCGGGTGCTGCGGGAGTTCCGGCGGCTGCCGGCGGCGGACCAGGCGGCGGTGGCGCCGTGGGTGCAGGAGATGGTGCGCGGCATGGCCAGCTGCCTCAAGCCGAGCACCGGCGGGCCGGCCCCGCTGCTCCGCACCATGGATGACCTCCGGCGCTACTGCTGGTACGTGGCGGGGACGGTGGGTCACCTGCTCACCGGACTCTTCACCCGTCACATCTCGGGGATCGGGGCGGAGCGCCTGGCCACCCTGGAGCGCCTGGCGCCGCAGTTCGGGCTCGGGCTGCAGCTCACCAACGTCATCCGCGACATCGCCGACGACCACCGTCATGGCCGGAGCTTCATCCCCGAAGCGCTGTGGGCGGGCGCCGGGCTCACCCCCGAGGCATTCGGCACGCCCGGCACCGAGGCGCGCGCCTGGAGCATGGTCGCGCCACTCCTGGCCGAGAACGAACGCTGCCTGGAAGACGCCCTGGCGTACTCCACCGCCCTCCCGCGCCACGCCGTCCGGGTGCGGGTCTTCTGTCTGACCAGCCTCTTCTTTGCCTGCCGCACCGTGGCGTTGATCCACGCCCACCCCGAACGGCTGGTGCGGGGTGAGCGGATCAAGATGCCGCGGCACGAGGTCTACGGGATCCTCGCCGCAACGGTGCTGCTGGCACCCTGCAACTGGGCGCTCCGGGCGCTGTTCCGCTGGCTGATCCGCGGGCCGCGGCCGGGCCTCGGGGGCCAGCGCGGATGA